One segment of Niabella beijingensis DNA contains the following:
- the traM gene encoding conjugative transposon protein TraM yields MEKKNEGNENQQYSAKFLRRRKFLLIAPVLIVPFLVLFLWTTGLVGNAQGESNGRKGLQGFNLNLPSAAPAKDSNWNKLRYYEQADKDSAKLRSQMRRDPFFQSLEDEEEQPSMNGVSEAEFSERLYESEKSPYSKKLDRNEQKVYQKLSRLQRELDRNPEETVSAAASPNPSYNPDVEKLENMMHQINQEKGPDTELLQLNGMLEKIMDIQNPERVQDKLRQQSEKNKMQAFALETPPENVVSRLEPRRDLYEILSRNNSDTISETLRAYQNSNRFFSLVESETQTQQGRSIPASIPEAQTLVSGATIKMRLLEEIFVAGIKIPKNHFVYGKATLNGDRLQIEVSSIEYNNRILPVALTVYDKKDGLSGIDIPGAITRDVAKRSAAQSVQGLGTLGTLDPSFGTQMATAGLNMAQNLVGRTTKLVRVTVAAGYQVLLRDDNKKSNNF; encoded by the coding sequence ATGGAAAAGAAAAATGAGGGGAATGAAAATCAGCAATATTCGGCAAAGTTTCTGCGGCGAAGGAAATTTTTACTAATTGCACCTGTATTAATAGTTCCATTTCTTGTACTTTTTCTATGGACCACTGGTTTGGTAGGAAATGCACAAGGAGAATCTAACGGAAGAAAAGGGTTACAGGGTTTTAATTTGAATTTACCATCAGCTGCTCCCGCAAAGGATAGCAACTGGAATAAACTCCGATATTACGAACAGGCGGATAAAGATTCTGCAAAACTCCGGTCACAGATGCGACGTGATCCATTCTTTCAGTCTTTGGAAGATGAAGAGGAACAGCCCAGCATGAATGGGGTTTCTGAGGCGGAATTTAGTGAGAGGTTGTATGAAAGTGAAAAATCTCCATATTCTAAAAAGCTGGATCGTAACGAACAAAAAGTATATCAAAAGCTTTCCAGGCTTCAGAGAGAATTGGACCGAAATCCGGAAGAAACCGTTTCCGCAGCTGCTTCACCCAATCCCTCCTACAATCCCGATGTTGAAAAGCTGGAAAATATGATGCATCAAATAAACCAGGAGAAGGGCCCGGATACAGAACTACTCCAATTAAATGGCATGCTTGAAAAAATAATGGACATTCAAAATCCGGAGAGAGTCCAGGACAAATTGCGGCAGCAATCTGAAAAGAATAAAATGCAGGCTTTCGCACTGGAAACACCTCCGGAGAATGTGGTTTCACGGTTAGAACCCCGGCGCGATCTTTATGAAATTCTTTCCCGAAATAACAGCGATACCATATCTGAAACGTTGCGCGCTTATCAGAACAGTAATCGTTTTTTTTCGCTGGTAGAGTCTGAGACGCAAACACAACAGGGACGGTCTATCCCGGCATCAATACCAGAGGCTCAAACGCTTGTGAGCGGAGCGACAATAAAAATGCGTTTACTGGAAGAAATATTTGTTGCAGGCATAAAAATACCTAAAAATCATTTTGTTTATGGCAAAGCGACCTTAAATGGTGATCGTTTGCAAATCGAAGTTTCTTCTATTGAGTACAATAATAGAATATTACCTGTTGCGCTTACGGTATATGATAAGAAGGATGGCCTTTCCGGAATCGATATTCCGGGTGCGATCACTCGGGATGTAGCAAAAAGATCTGCTGCTCAATCGGTACAAGGTCTGGGTACTTTGGGTACACTTGATCCTTCTTTTGGTACGCAAATGGCTACCGCTGGCTTAAATATGGCGCAAAATTTAGTTGGTCGCACTACAAAATTGGTCCGGGTAACAGTGGCAGCAGGTTACCAGGTTCTGCTGAGAGACGATAACAAAAAGTCAAATAATTTTTAA
- a CDS encoding helix-turn-helix domain-containing protein, with the protein MEIVVLTKADLEAFGRKLIEELSVILSGGVGSQPNSDKKWYKPAEVRKLLGISSGKLQQLRINGTLQSSKIGGVHYYQSGDIDRMFRKGMRSVKADDHG; encoded by the coding sequence ATGGAAATTGTGGTGTTGACAAAAGCCGACCTTGAAGCGTTTGGCAGAAAATTAATAGAGGAACTTTCGGTTATTTTATCTGGAGGTGTGGGTTCTCAACCGAATTCAGATAAAAAATGGTATAAACCCGCGGAAGTCAGAAAATTATTAGGTATTTCTTCGGGAAAATTGCAGCAATTACGGATAAATGGAACTCTTCAATCTTCAAAGATTGGAGGTGTTCATTATTATCAATCCGGGGATATCGATCGTATGTTTCGTAAGGGAATGCGGTCTGTAAAAGCGGATGATCATGGATAG
- a CDS encoding S8 family serine peptidase: MSNNRSINRRSLVIILAVPFASCPQVSGVAALMLSAKSTLTESQVKSILQSTAVDMGSSGFDNQYGYGRVNAGSAVYQASITP; encoded by the coding sequence TTGTCAAATAACCGTTCAATTAACCGGCGATCTTTGGTTATAATTTTGGCCGTCCCTTTTGCCTCATGCCCACAGGTTTCCGGTGTTGCGGCTTTAATGCTTTCAGCAAAATCAACATTGACGGAAAGTCAGGTAAAATCCATATTGCAGTCCACTGCCGTCGATATGGGCAGTTCAGGATTTGACAATCAATATGGATATGGTCGGGTAAATGCCGGATCGGCAGTTTATCAGGCTTCCATTACACCATGA
- the traN gene encoding conjugative transposon protein TraN codes for MNRLCAVGLMGILFNIGGQAAFAQKSDVLATTIAPYEVAVGYHQTTNLIFPYSVKSVDLGSNAVLAQKAKGVENILQLKAGAEQFVPTNISVVTADGKFYSFVLNYEENPLNLNISFAGNRPVKLSGGQPNARELEQEAWNVAAKRSFMYLQKDAQALRLRLNGVFYSENNLWMKFDINNQSQVDFQPAYIRFFLRDKKRMKRTALNETEVFPLYMSELSTISGRSTSVWAAGFKPFTVPKHQRLVTQVSDESGGRMIVLPIKSRFFLKAHRLR; via the coding sequence ATGAACAGATTATGTGCAGTAGGATTAATGGGAATCCTCTTTAATATAGGTGGCCAAGCCGCCTTTGCCCAAAAAAGTGATGTTTTAGCTACTACAATTGCTCCTTATGAAGTTGCTGTCGGTTATCACCAGACTACAAACCTGATTTTCCCCTATTCGGTAAAAAGTGTTGATTTGGGGAGCAATGCAGTGTTAGCGCAGAAAGCCAAGGGCGTTGAGAATATTCTTCAACTAAAAGCGGGTGCCGAGCAATTTGTGCCTACAAATATTTCCGTTGTAACAGCTGATGGTAAGTTTTATTCCTTTGTTCTAAACTATGAAGAAAACCCATTAAATCTCAATATCAGTTTTGCGGGTAATCGTCCGGTGAAGCTTTCGGGAGGACAGCCCAATGCAAGGGAGTTGGAACAAGAGGCATGGAACGTGGCCGCGAAACGGTCGTTTATGTACTTGCAAAAAGATGCCCAGGCGCTCCGGTTAAGGTTAAATGGCGTGTTTTATTCCGAAAATAACCTTTGGATGAAGTTCGACATTAACAATCAATCCCAGGTGGATTTTCAACCGGCCTATATCCGATTTTTCTTACGTGATAAAAAGAGAATGAAACGAACGGCTCTCAATGAGACAGAAGTATTCCCACTTTATATGTCAGAGCTGAGTACAATCAGTGGGCGGTCCACTTCGGTATGGGCGGCAGGTTTTAAACCCTTTACGGTGCCCAAGCATCAGCGGCTGGTTACACAGGTAAGTGATGAATCCGGAGGTCGTATGATCGTGCTTCCTATCAAAAGTCGCTTTTTTCTAAAGGCACATAGACTGCGCTGA
- a CDS encoding DUF4249 domain-containing protein has product MPPVKKIITILSVLLLILTACRKVVRLDLDELDYKKDVIQAILSSAKDSVTVFLSQTLNIEDPNLYNGNDDAQILISREGGVPLKLEGRGSGKYVTYITTRPGEKYTLDVQLPFARYLASSTMPAKVNFDSLYYTKRTVLGKNLYIPTVVFHDPPGIANFYRFILTVDGFENTTIFLENDRLFDGKIVSLQLLDAFQDQNATTFIDKYDSVIVNMQCIEEPVYTYLYQLRDAALGNGGTTNPGNPKSNFSGGALGYFSAQTTQKRGFVPRD; this is encoded by the coding sequence ATGCCCCCTGTTAAAAAAATTATTACTATTTTATCAGTGCTTTTGCTTATCCTTACAGCTTGCCGTAAAGTGGTTCGCCTGGACCTTGATGAATTGGATTATAAAAAGGACGTAATACAAGCAATCCTTTCAAGTGCCAAAGATTCTGTAACGGTATTTTTGTCGCAGACCCTAAACATAGAAGATCCTAACTTGTATAATGGAAATGACGATGCGCAGATCCTCATAAGTAGAGAGGGAGGTGTTCCGCTTAAATTGGAGGGCCGGGGAAGCGGTAAATACGTAACGTATATTACTACGCGTCCTGGTGAAAAATATACGCTAGACGTACAGCTCCCATTCGCAAGATATTTAGCGTCATCCACAATGCCCGCCAAAGTCAATTTCGACTCCCTCTATTATACAAAAAGAACTGTATTGGGAAAAAACCTATATATACCAACAGTCGTTTTTCATGATCCGCCAGGGATCGCTAACTTTTACCGGTTTATATTGACCGTTGATGGGTTTGAAAACACCACCATATTTCTCGAAAATGACCGTCTCTTTGATGGAAAAATAGTTTCTCTGCAGTTATTAGATGCTTTTCAGGATCAAAACGCTACAACGTTTATCGACAAATATGACAGTGTAATCGTAAACATGCAGTGCATCGAAGAACCTGTTTATACGTATTTATACCAGCTACGGGACGCTGCTTTAGGAAATGGAGGCACCACAAATCCTGGAAACCCCAAATCCAATTTTTCAGGCGGCGCCTTGGGATATTTCAGCGCGCAAACCACCCAAAAAAGAGGTTTTGTTCCCAGAGATTGA